In Mus caroli chromosome 9, CAROLI_EIJ_v1.1, whole genome shotgun sequence, a single window of DNA contains:
- the Chrnb4 gene encoding neuronal acetylcholine receptor subunit beta-4: MRCTPLLLVSLFALLQRGDCRLANTEEKLMDDLLNKTRYNNLIRPATSSSQLISISLELSLSQLISVNEREQIMTTSIWLKQEWTDYRLAWNSSCYEGVNILRIPAKRVWLPDIVLYNNADGTYEVSVYTNVIVRSNGSIQWLPPAIYKSACKIEVKHFPFDQQNCTLKFRSWTYDHTEIDMVLKSPTAIMDDFTPSGEWDIVALPGRRTVNPQDPSYVDVTYDFIIKRKPLFYTINLIIPCVLITSLAILVFYLPSDCGEKMTLCISVLLALTFFLLLISKIVPPTSLDIPLIGKYLLFTMVLVTFSIVTTVCVLNVHHRSPSTHTMASWVKECFLHKLPTFLFMKRPGLEVSPARVPHPSQLHLTTAEAASTSALGPSSPSNLYGNSMYFVNPVPATPKSAVSSHTAGLPRDARLRSSGRFRQDLQEALEGVSFIAQHLESDDRDQSVIEDWKFVAMVVDRLFLWVFVFVCILGTMGLFLPPLFQIHTPSKGP; encoded by the exons ATGAGGTGTACGCCCCTGCTCCTCGTCTCTCTGTTTGCTCTGCTTCAGCGTG GGGACTGCCGCCTGGCCAACACAGAGGAGAAGCTGATGGATGATCTCCTGAACAAAACCCGCTACAACAACCTGATCCGCCCAGCcaccagctcctcccagctcatCTCCATCAGCCTGGAGCTATCACTGTCCCAGCTCATCAGTGTG AATGAGCGAGAACAGATCATGACCACCAGCATCTGGCTGAAACAG GAATGGACTGACTACCGCCTGGCCTGGAACAGCTCCTGCTATGAAGGGGTGAACATTCTGAGGATTCCCGCAAAGCGAGTCTGGTTGCCTGACATCGTGTTGTACAACAA TGCCGATGGGACCTACGAGGTGTCTGTCTACACCAACGTGATCGTGCGCTCCAACGGCAGCATCCAGTGGCTGCCCCCTGCCATCTACAAGAGTGCCTGCAAGATAGAGGTGAAGCACTTTCCCTTCGACCAGCAGAACTGCACTCTCAAATTTCGCTCCTGGACCTATGACCACACAGAGATTGACATGGTTCTTAAATCACCCACAGCCATCATGGATGACTTTACCCCCAGCGGTGAATGGGACATTGTGGCCCTCCCGGGACGAAGGACAGTGAACCCGCAGGACCCCAGCTATGTGGACGTGACCTATGACTTCATCATCAAGCGCAAGCCACTCTTCTACACCATCAATCTGATCATCCCTTGTGTGCTCATCACGTCGCTGGCTATCCTGGTCTTCTACCTGCCCTCCGACTGTGGGGAGAAGATGACGCTCTGCATCTCGGTGCTGCTGGCGCTCACATTCTTCCTGCTGCTCATCTCCAAGATCGTGCCTCCCACGTCCCTTGACATTCCCCTCATTGGCAAGTACCTCTTGTTCACCATGGTGCTGGTCACCTTTTCCATCGTCACCACTGTGTGTGTCCTCAATGTGCACCACCGTTCACCCAGCACTCACACCATGGCATCCTGGGTCAAGGAGTGCTTCCTGCACAAGCTGCCCACCTTCCTCTTCATGAAGCGTCCTGGTCTAGAAGTCAGCCCCGCCAGGGTCCCTCATCCCAGCCAGCTGCACTTGACCACGGCTGAAGCTGCATCCACCTCTGCCTTAGGCCCCAGCAGCCCATCCAACCTCTATGGGAATTCCATGTACTTTGTGAACCCTGTCCCTGCCACTCCTAAGTCTGCAGTCAGCTCCCACACGGCAGGCCTCCCCAGGGATGCCCGGCTGAGGTCCTCTGGGAGGTTCCGGCAAGATCTACAGGAAGCATTAGAGGGTGTCAGCTTCATAGCACAGCATTTGGAGAGTGATGATCGAGATCAGAGT GTCATCGAGGACTGGAAATTCGTCGCAATGGTCGTCGACCGCCTGTTCCTGtgggtgtttgtgtttgtgtgtattctgGGCACCATGGGGCTCTTCCTGCCACCCCTCTTCCAGATCCACACACCCTCCAAGGGCCCCTAG